One window of Acropora palmata chromosome 1, jaAcrPala1.3, whole genome shotgun sequence genomic DNA carries:
- the LOC141860580 gene encoding QRFP-like peptide receptor, whose amino-acid sequence MSFAMGHPTNFTAVSESERQIKLALYVFTFVLGVTGNSLVLFVLWKKKRKSVNDLLICNLSTSDLALMLLSLPINVFLLSGTSFPTLFCKIISPLMTVTFNVSIFTLTFMAVYRWRVIINSLQPEMRHRHIFAWIVGIWLMGFLLLLPLIIVAEKDQTGGCREDWKLQQSRAYTAVLFMLQYVLPLVTIAGAYVLIANDLGKSKQRQICNAQDRFALEVRRKEDLQIIKMMGLIVILFAVCILPIQIAWLISDFGSNEHKGVGNVLLRVADIAAYLHACVNPIVYGTITKYFRRQYIRYIKSIFHC is encoded by the coding sequence ATGAGCTTTGCAATGGGTCATCCCACAAATTTTACAGCGGTGAGTGAGTCAGAAAGGCAGATTAAATTGGCCCTATACGTTTTCACTTTCGTCCTGGGCGTAACTGGAAATTCACTGGTTCTTTTTGTCCTTTGGAAAAAGAAACGTAAATCAGTGAATGATCTTCTCATTTGCAATCTATCGACATCTGATTTGGCTTTAATGCTGTTGTCTTTGCCCattaatgtttttcttttgagcGGTACATCTTTCCCGACATTGTTCTGCAAGATTATTTCTCCCCTAATGACGGTCACTTTCAACGTCAGCATCTTTACTTTGACCTTTATGGCTGTATACCGCTGGCGCGTCATAATAAACTCTCTGCAACCGGAAATGCGTCATAGGCATATCTTCGCGTGGATTGTTGGAATTTGGTTGATGGGATTTCTACTCTTACTTCCGCTCATAATCGTCGCAGAAAAAGACCAGACAGGAGGATGTAGAGAGGACTGGAAACTACAGCAAAGTCGCGCGTACACCGCTGTCCTGTTTATGCTGCAGTACGTTCTACCGCTGGTAACGATCGCTGGCGCTTACGTCCTGATTGCCAATGATTTGGGCAAATCGAAGCAGCGACAAATCTGCAATGCGCAAGACAGGTTCGCCTTGGAAGTGAGGCGGAAAGAAGATCTTCAGATAATCAAAATGATGGGTTTGATTGTTATCTTATTTGCAGTGTGTATTCTGCCCATTCAAATTGCCTGGCTAATATCAGACTTTGGGTCCAATGAGCATAAAGGTGTTGGCAACGTGTTGCTGAGGGTCGCTGATATTGCGGCGTATCTTCACGCTTGTGTTAATCCTATAGTATATGGAACTATAACCAAATACTTTCGCCGCCAATACATAAGATACATCAAGTCAATTTTCCACTGTTAA